A part of Gemmatimonas groenlandica genomic DNA contains:
- a CDS encoding PEP-CTERM sorting domain-containing protein (PEP-CTERM proteins occur, often in large numbers, in the proteomes of bacteria that also encode an exosortase, a predicted intramembrane cysteine proteinase. The presence of a PEP-CTERM domain at a protein's C-terminus predicts cleavage within the sorting domain, followed by covalent anchoring to some some component of the (usually Gram-negative) cell surface. Many PEP-CTERM proteins exhibit an unusual sequence composition that includes large numbers of potential glycosylation sites. Expression of one such protein has been shown restore the ability of a bacterium to form floc, a type of biofilm.): protein MPEPASVVLVGLGIDGMFMSRRLRRQE, encoded by the coding sequence GTGCCGGAACCGGCGTCGGTCGTTCTCGTTGGGCTAGGGATCGACGGCATGTTCATGTCGCGACGGTTACGTCGGCAGGAGTAA
- a CDS encoding GlsB/YeaQ/YmgE family stress response membrane protein — MDIVTWIVVGLVAGLLASAVVGGIGYGLIGDIIVGIVGAVLGGWLFATLGVSLPFSGIIATITVAFVGAVVLLLIIRALRPGPRGRS, encoded by the coding sequence ATGGACATTGTTACGTGGATCGTCGTTGGACTCGTTGCCGGCTTGTTGGCCAGCGCGGTGGTAGGCGGCATCGGGTACGGATTGATCGGTGACATCATCGTTGGTATCGTCGGTGCCGTGTTAGGTGGCTGGCTCTTTGCCACACTCGGGGTCTCGCTGCCGTTCAGTGGCATCATCGCGACCATCACCGTCGCGTTTGTTGGAGCCGTGGTGTTGTTGCTCATCATCAGAGCGCTCAGGCCGGGTCCACGAGGCCGCTCGTAG